One Glycine max cultivar Williams 82 chromosome 4, Glycine_max_v4.0, whole genome shotgun sequence DNA segment encodes these proteins:
- the LOC100797985 gene encoding uncharacterized protein, with protein MQWDENILQGDEYDDSVQSRGKTEVGGFVLWQKNPDLWCLELVVSGFKVGAGINGKLAWNHSSSQPFHANKGPSRPLRRFFQGLDSSYKRLQAQSTSNTEIVMHTILGYFGQRTGY; from the exons ATGCAATGGGATGAGAATATACTTCAAGGTGATGAATACGATGATAGCGTTCAATCAAGAGGCAAAACTGAAGTTGGAGGCTTTGTGTTATGGCAGAAGAACCCTGATCTATGGTGCTTGGAATTGGTTGTTTCCGGTTTCAAGGTCGGTGCTGGCATTAACGGTAAGCTAGCTTGGAACCACTCTTCTTCTCAACCTTTTCATGCTAACAAAGGCCCTTCTAGACCCCTTCGCCGCTTCTTTcag GGACTGGACTCAAGTTACAAACGTCTTCAAGCACAGAGCACGTCTAATACAGAAATTGTAATGCACACAATATTGGGCTACTTCGGCCAACGCACGGGCTACTAG
- the LOC100500653 gene encoding uncharacterized protein LOC100500653 (The RefSeq protein has 1 substitution compared to this genomic sequence) — protein MRKRGSHEYDGDSGNANSKRHLLLWILAAVILIALWSMFAGSVTLKWSLSNNDDLDSTILEDLDVLEVEEREKVVRHMWDLYSHTNTKSVGLPKFWWEAFEAAYQQLVSDVPAVRDAAVSEIAKMSLRSLPIQIQSHSSITASRKIKQAKSRTGQ, from the exons ATGAGAAAGAGAGGGAGCCATGAATATGATGGTGATTCTGGAAACACCAACAGCAAGAGGCACTTGTTGTTATGGATCTTAGCTGCGGTTATCCTCATTGCTCTTTGGTCCATGTTTGCTGGCTCCGTCACCCTCAAATGGTCCTTGAGCAACAACGATGACTTGGATTCTACCATTCTTGAAGACCTCGATGTGCTG GAagtggaagagagagagaaggtggTGAGGCACATGTGGGATTTGTACAGTCACACGAACACGAAGTCCGTTGGATTACCCAAGTTTTGGTGGGAAGCTTTTGAAGCTGCTTACCAGCAATTGGTGAGTGATGTCCCTGCCGTCCGAGACGCCGCCGTTTCAGAAATTGCCAAGATGTCTCTGCGATCTCTTCCTATTCAAATTCAATCACACTCG AGCATCACGgcttcaagaaaaataaagcaaGCAAAGAGTAGGACAGGACAGTGA